One genomic window of Saccharomyces cerevisiae S288C chromosome XII, complete sequence includes the following:
- the YRF1-4 gene encoding Y' element ATP-dependent helicase protein 1 copy 4 (Helicase encoded by the Y' element of subtelomeric regions; highly expressed in the mutants lacking the telomerase component TLC1; potentially phosphorylated by Cdc28p) → MWKTLGRVEQLLPYASLILRNREVLFREPKRGIDEYLENDSFFQMIPVKYREIVLPKLRRDTNKMTAALKNKVAVAIDELTVPLMWMIHFAVGYPYRYPELQLLAFAGPQRNVYVDDTTRRIQLYTDYNKNGSSEPRLKTLDGLTSDYVFYFVTVLRQMQICALGNSYDAFNHDPWMDVVGFEDPDQVTNRDISRIVLYSYMFLNTAKGCLVEYATFRQYMRELPKNAPQKLNFREMRQGLIALGRHCVGSRFETDLYESATSELMANHSVQTGRNIYGVDSFSLTSVSGTTATLLQERASERWIQWLGLESDYHCSFSSTRNAEDVVAGEAASSDHHQKISRVTRKRPREPKSTNDILVAGRKLFGSSFEFRDLHQLRLCHEIYMADTPSVAVQAPPGYGKTELFHLPLIALASKGDVKYVSFLFVPYTVLLANCMIRLSRCGCLNVAPVRNFIEEGCDGVTDLYVGIYDDLASTNFTDRIAAWENIVECTFRTNNVKLGYLIVDEFHNFETEVYRQSQFGGITNLDFDAFEKAIFLSGTAPEAVADAALQRIGLTGLAKKSMDINELKRSEDLSRGLSSYPTRMFNLIKEKSEVPLGHVHKIWKKVESQPEEALKLLLALFEIEPESKAIVVASTTNEVEELACSWRKYFRVVWIHGKLGAAEKVSRTKEFVTDGSMRVLIGTKLVTEGIDIKQLMMVIMLDNRLNIIELIQGVGRLRDGGLCYLLSRKNSWAARNRKGELPPIKEGCITEQVREFYGLESKKGKKGQHVGCCGSRTDLSADTVELIERMDRLAEKQATASMSIIALPSSFQESNSSDRCRKYCSSDEDSDTCIHGSANASTNATTNSSTNATTTASTNVRTSATTTASINVRTSAITTESTNSSTNATTTASTNVRTSATTTASINVRTSATTTESTNSNTSATTTESTDSNTSATTTESTDSNTSATTTASTNSSTNATTTASTNSSTNATTTESTNASAKEDANKDGNAEDNRFHPVTDINKESYKRKGSQMVLLERKKLKAQFPNTSENMNVLQFLGFRSDEIKHLFLYGIDVYFCPEGVFTQYGLCKGCQKMFELCVCWAGQKVSYRRMAWEALAVERMLRNDEEYKEYLEDIEPYHGDPVGYLKYFSVKRGEIYSQIQRNYAWYLAITRRRETISVLDSTRGKQGSQVFRMSGRQIKELYYKVWSNLRESKTEVLQYFLNWDEKKCREEWEAKDDTVFVEALEKVGVFQRLRSMTSAGLQGPQYVKLQFSRHHRQLRSRYELSLGMHLRDQLALGVTPSKVPHWTAFLSMLIGLFYNKTFRQKLEYLLEQISEVWLLPHWLDLANVEVLAADNTRVPLYMLMVAVHKELDSDDVPDGRFDIILLCRDSSREVGE, encoded by the coding sequence ATGTGGAAAACTTTGGGGAGAGTTGAACAACTGCTTCCATATGCCAGCCTCATTTTGCGTAATCGAGAAGTTTTGTTCAGAGAACCGAAGCGAGGAATTGACGAGTATCTGGAAAAcgattctttttttcaaatgataCCTGTTAAATATCGTGAAATTGTGCTGCCCAAGTTGAGAAGAGATACTAACAAAATGACCGCGGctcttaaaaataaagtcgCTGTTGCAATTGACGAGCTTACGGTGCCACTTATGTGGATGATCCATTTTGCCGTAGGATACCCTTACCGTTATCCAGAGCTTCAGCTACTCGCTTTTGCCGGTCCTCAGCGCAACGTATACGTCGATGATACAACAAGACGCATCCAACTGTACACTGATTACAACAAGAACGGTTCATCGGAGCCTCGACTAAAGACGCTTGACGGACTCACTTCAGATTACgtgttttattttgtcaCTGTGCTAAGGCAAATGCAAATATGTGCGCTTGGTAACAGTTATGACGCTTTTAATCATGATCCTTGGATGGATGTGGTGGGATTTGAGGATCCAGATCAAGTAACAAATCGAGACATTTCGAGGATAGTTTTGTATTCCTACATGTTTCTGAATACCGCGAAGGGCTGTCTGGTTGAATACGCAACTTTTCGGCAGTACATGAGGGAACTTCCGAAGAATGCACCTCAGAAGCTGAATTTTCGGGAGATGCGTCAGGGGTTGATTGCCCTAGGACGGCACTGCGTAGGTAGCAGATTTGAAACAGATTTGTACGAGTCGGCGACGAGTGAACTCATGGCCAATCATTCCGTTCAAACAGGGCGAAATATTTACGGTGTGGATTCCTTTTCGTTAACTAGTGTCAGTGGGACGACCGCCACTTTATTGCAGGAACGAGCTTCCGAGCGCTGGATTCAATGGTTAGGCCTTGAAAGCGACTACCATTGTTCATTCTCTAGTACTCGGAATGCGGAAGACGTAGTGGCAGGTGAGGCGGCGAGTTCagatcatcatcaaaaaatttcaagagtaACGCGAAAAAGGCCCCGAGAGCCCAAGAGTACAAACGATATCCTCGTCGCAGGCCGGAAACTCTTTGGCAGCTCCTTTGAATTCAGGGACTTGCATCAGTTGCGCTTATGTCATGAAATATACATGGCAGACACACCCTCTGTGGCAGTACAGGCCCCACCGGGCTATGGTAAGACGGAGTTATTTCATCTCCCCTTGATAGCACTGGCGTCTAAGGGCGACGTGAAATATGTGTCGTTTCTGTTTGTACCGTACACAGTGTTGCTTGCTAATTGCATGATCAGGTTGAGCCGATGCGGTTGCTTGAATGTGGCCCCTgtaagaaactttattgaagaaggttgCGATGGCGTTACTGATTTATACGTGGGGATCTACGATGATCTTGCTAGCACTAATTTCACAGACAGGATAGCTGCGTGGGAGAATATTGTTGAGTGCACCTTTAGGACCAACAACGTAAAATTGGGTTACCTCATTGTAGATGAGTTTCACAACTTTGAAACGGAGGTCTACCGGCAGTCGCAATTTGGGGGCATAACTaaccttgattttgacGCTTTTGAGAAAGCAATCTTTTTGAGCGGCACAGCACCTGAGGCTGTAGCTGATGCTGCGTTGCAGCGTATTGGGCTTACGGGACTGGCCAAGAAGTCGATGGACATCAACGAGCTCAAACGGTCGGAAGATCTCAGCAGAGGTCTATCCAGCTATCCAACACGGATGTTTAATCTAATCAAGGAGAAATCCGAGGTGCCTTTAGGGCatgttcataaaatttggaagaaagtgGAATCACAGCCCGAAGAAGCACTGAAGCTTCTTTTAGccctctttgaaattgaaccaGAGTCGAAGGCCATTGTAGTTGCAAGCACAACCAACgaagtggaagaattgGCCTGCTCTTGGAGAAAGTATTTTAGGGTGGTATGGATACACGGGAAGCTGGGTGCTGCAGAAAAGGTGTCTCGCACAAAGGAGTTTGTCACTGACGGTAGCATGCGAGTTCTCATCGGAACGAAATTAGTGACTGAAGGAATTGACATTAAGcaattgatgatggtgatcatgcttgataatagacttaatattattgagcTCATTCAAGGCGTAGGGAGACTAAGAGATGGGGGCCTCTGTTATCTATTatctagaaaaaacagTTGGGCGGCAAGGAATCGTAAGGGTGAATTACCACCGATTAAGGAAGGCTGTATAACCGAACAGGTACGCGAGTTCTATGGacttgaatcaaagaaaggaaaaaagggccAGCATGTTGGATGCTGTGGCTCCAGGACAGACCTGTCTGCTGACACAGTGGAACTGATAGAAAGAATGGACAGATTGGCTGAAAAACAGGCGACAGCTTCCATGTCGATCATTGCGTTACCGTCTAGCTTCCAGGAGAGCAATAGCAGTGACAGGTGCAGAAAGTATTGCAGCAGTGATGAGGACAGCGACACGTGCATTCATGGTAGTGCTAATGCCAGTACCAATGCGactaccaactccagcactaatgctactaccactgccagcaccaacgtcaggactagtgctactaccactgccagcatcaacgtcaggactagtgcgattaccactgaaagtaccaactccagcactaatgctactaccactgccagcaccaacgtcaggactagtgctactaccactgccagcatcaacgtcaggactagtgcgactaccactgaaagtaccaactccaacactagtgctactaccaccgaaagtaccgactccaacactagtgctactaccaccgaaagtaccgactccaacactagtgctactaccactgctagcaccaactccagcactaatgccactaccactgctagcaccaactccagcactaatgccactaccactgaaagtaccaacgCTAGTGCCAAGGAGGACGccaataaagatggcaaTGCTGAGGATAATAGATTCCATCCAGTCACCGACATTAACAAAGAGTCGTATAAGCGGAAAGGGAGTCAAATGGTTTTGCtagagagaaagaaactgaaagcACAATTTCCCAATACTTCCGAGAATATGAATGTCTTACAGTTTCTTGGATTTCGGTCTGACGAAATTAAAcatcttttcctctatGGTATTGACGTATACTTCTGCCCAGAGGGAGTATTCACACAATACGGATTATGCAAGGGCTGTCAAAAGATGTTCGAGCTCTGTGTCTGTTGGGCTGGCCAGAAAGTATCGTATCGGAGGATGGCTTGGGAAGCACTAGCTGTGGAGAGAATGCTGCGAAATGACgaggaatacaaagaatacTTGGAAGACATCGAGCCATATCATGGGGACCCTGTAggatatttgaaatattttagcGTAAAAAGGGGAGAGATCTACTCTCAGATACAGAGAAATTATGCTTGGTACCTGGCCATtactagaagaagagaaacaattagTGTATTGGATTCGACAAGAGGCAAGCAAGGGAGCCAAGTTTTCCGCATGTCTGGAAGGCAGATCAAAGAGTTGTATTATAAAGTATGGAGCAACTTGCGTGAATCGAAGACAGAGGTGCTGCAgtactttttgaactgggACGAGAAAAAGTGCCGGGAAGAATGGGAGGCAAAAGACGATACGGTCTTTGTGGAAGCGCTCGAGAAAGTTGGAGTTTTTCAGCGTTTGCGTTCCATGACGAGCGCTGGACTGCAGGGTCCGCAGTACGTCAAGCTGCAGTTTAGCAGGCATCATCGACAGTTGAGGAGCAGATATGAATTAAGTCTAGGAATGCACTTGCGAGATCAGCTTGCGCTGGGAGTTACCCCATCTAAAGTGCCGCATTGGACGGCATTCCTGTCGATGCTGATAGGGCTGTTCtacaataaaacatttcgGCAGAAActggaatatcttttggaGCAGATTTCGGAGGTGTGGTTGTTACCACATTGGCTTGATTTGGCAAACGTTGAAGTTCTCGCTGCAGATAACACGAGGGTACCGCTGTACATGCTGATGGTAGCGGTTCACAAAGAGCTGGATAGCGATGATGTTCCAGACGGTAGAtttgatataatattactatGTAGAGATTCGAGCAGAGAAGTTGGAGAgtga
- a CDS encoding uncharacterized protein (Member of the quinone oxidoreductase family; up-regulated in response to the fungicide mancozeb; possibly up-regulated by iodine) has protein sequence MQVAIPETMKAVVIEDGKAVVKEGIPIPELEEGFVLIKTLAVAGNPTDWAHIDYKIGPQGSILGCDAAGQIVKLGPAVNPKDFSIGDYIYGFIHGSSVRFPSNGAFAEYSAISTVVAYKSPNELKFLGEDVLPAGPVRSLEGVATIPVSLTTAGLVLTYNLGLDLKWEPSTPQRKGPILLWGGATAVGQSLIQLANKLNGFTKIIVVASRKHEKLLKEYGADELFDYHDIDVVEQIKHKYNNISYLVDCVANQDTLQQVYKCAADKQDATIVELKNLTEENVKKENRRQNVTIDIIRLYSIGGHEVPFGNITLPADSEARKAAIKFIKFINPKINDGQIRHIPVRVYKNGLCDVPHILKDIKYGKNSGEKLVAVLN, from the coding sequence ATGCAAGTTGCAATTCCAGAAACCATGAAGGCTGTCGTCATTGAAGACGGTAAAGCGGTTGTTAAAGAGGGCATTCCCATTCCTGAATTGGAAGAAGGATTCGTATTGATTAAGACACTCGCTGTTGCTGGTAACCCCACTGATTGGGCACACATTGACTACAAGATCGGGCCTCAAGGATCTATTCTGGGATGTGATGCTGCTGGCCAAATTGTCAAATTGGGCCCAGCTGTCAATCCTAAAGACTTTTCTATCGGTGATTATATTTATGGGTTCATTCACGGATCTTCCGTAAGGTTTCCTTCCAATGGTGCTTTTGCTGAATATTCTGCTATTTCAACTGTGGTTGCCTACAAATCACCCAATGAACTCAAATTTTTGGGTGAGGATGTTCTACCTGCCGGCCCTGTCAGGTCTTTGGAAGGTGTAGCCACTATCCCAGTGTCACTGACCACAGCCGGCTTGGTGTTGACCTATAACTTGGGCTTGGACCTGAAGTGGGAGCCATCAACCCCACAAAGAAAAGGCCCCATCTTATTATGGGGCGGTGCAACTGCAGTAGGTCAGTCGCTCATCCAATTAGCCAATAAATTGAATGGCTTCACCAAGATCATTGTTGTGGCTTCTCGGAAGCACgaaaaacttttgaaagaatatgGTGCTGATGAATTATTTGATTATCATGATATTGACGTGGTAGAACAAATTAAACACAAGTACAACAATATCTCGTATTTAGTCGACTGTGTCGCGAATCAAGATACGCTTCAACAAGTGTACAAATGTGCGGCCGATAAACAGGATGCTACAATTGttgaattaaaaaatttgacagAAGAAAACGTCAAAAAAGAGAACAGGAGACAAAACGTTACTATTGACATAATAAGGCTATATTCAATAGGTGGCCATGAAGTACCATTTGGAAACATTACTTTACCAGCCGACTCAGAAGCTAGGAAAGCTGCAAtaaaatttatcaaattcatcaatcCAAAGATTAATGATGGACAAATTCGCCATATTCCAGTAAGGGTCTATAAGAACGGGCTTTGTGATGTTCCTCATATCCTAAAAGACATCAAATATGGTAAGAACTCTGGTGAAAAACTCGTTGCCGTATTAAACTAG
- a CDS encoding uncharacterized protein (hypothetical protein with similarity to helicases; YLR462W is within the telomere on the right arm of chromosome XII), with product MKVSDRRKFEKANFDEFESALNNKNDLVHCPSITLFESIPTEVRSFYEDEKSGLIKVVKFRTGAMDRKRSFEKVVISVMVGKNVKKFLTFVEDEPDFQGGPIPSKYLVPKKINLMVYTLFQVHTLKFNRKDYDTLSLFYLNRGYYNELSFRVLERCHEIASARPNDSSTMRTFTDFVSGAPIVRSLQKSTIRKYGYNLAAYT from the coding sequence atgaaagtttccGATAGGcgtaagtttgaaaaagcaaactttGACGAGTTTGAGTCGGCtctaaataacaaaaacgacTTGGTACATTGTCCctcaataactttatttgaatcGATCCCCACGGAAGTGCGGTCATTCTACGAAGACGAAAAGTCTGGCCTAATCAAAGTGGTAAAATTCAGAACTGGTGCAATGGATAGGAAAaggtcttttgaaaaagttgtcATTTCCGTCATGGTCGggaaaaatgtaaaaaagTTCCTGACGtttgttgaagacgaaCCAGATTTCCAGGGCGGACCAATCCCTTCAAAGTATCTTGttcccaagaaaatcaacttGATGGTCTACACGTTGTTTCAAGTGcatactttgaaattcaatagaaagGATTACGATaccctttctcttttttacctCAACAGAGGATACTATAATGAGTTGAGTTTCCGTGTCCTGGAACGTTGTCACGAAATAGCGAGTGCTAGGCCGAACGACAGCTCTACGATGCGTACTTTCACTGACTTTGTTTCCGGCGCACCTATTGTAAGGAGTCTTCAGAAAAGCACCATAAGGAAATATGGGTACAATTTGGCAGCCTACACGTAG
- the NBP1 gene encoding Nbp1p (Spindle pole body (SPB) component; required for the insertion of the duplication plaque into the nuclear membrane during SPB duplication; essential for bipolar spindle formation; component of the Mps2p-Bbp1p complex; NBP1 has a paralog, YPR174C, that arose from the whole genome duplication): MLKSVQGLWKDFFGIRDDGRKREYGSLDEVRKRSALRSRRKQMRPTGKSVLKRPRKVTDRKTEEKIRTNRRKTPKRRLTKIFQTIRDVFSNDNENMSKMQNVCGDMTRILKKRSQGRPSYMDTDTAKSRILRSDAFKRKISELKYNKQRISELRSGSSDGSSGKDRNQSLYLDREILLQRQIKKRDEKIKALESKLQSLQEALNYSNEKYRILEDLLDSSNIHPSYTKSRRTMSNLARENDEIKPLKIDLSPSPIRRTNSLFTSSPMKTYNRDGNIPEMQPLQENISPACPTPPYRSRETEKEDETLSPISVDFSSYLS; the protein is encoded by the coding sequence ATGCTAAAATCCGTACAGGGACTGTggaaagatttttttggaatACGAGATGATGGCAGGAAACGAGAATACGGGTCCCTTGATGAAGTGAGAAAACGATCTGCCTTAAGGAGCAGAAGAAAGCAGATGCGTCCTACGGGTAAAAGCGTTCTAAAAAGACCTAGAAAGGTGACAGATAGGaaaactgaagaaaaaattcgTACTAACAGGAGGAAAACACCCAAACGAAGGTTAACAAAGATATTCCAGACAATCAGAGATGTTTTTTccaatgataatgaaaatatgaGCAAGATGCAAAATGTTTGTGGCGACATGACTagaattttgaagaagagatcCCAGGGAAGACCTTCTTATATGGACACAGATACAGCCAAATCTAGGATCCTAAGGAGTGATGCCTTTAAGAGAAAGATATCGGAGTTGAAATACAATAAGCAACGGATCAGTGAACTAAGAAGTGGTAGTTCTGACGGGTCGAGTGGAAAAGATAGAAATCAATCATTATACTTAGATAGAGAAATTCTTCTACAGCGGCAAATTAAGAAAAGAGatgagaaaataaaagccTTGGAAAGCAAGCTACAATCATTACAAGAAGCATTGAATTACTCAAATGAGAAGTACAGGATTTTGGAGGATTTACTAGATTCTTCAAACATTCATCCATCATACACCAAATCTAGGAGAACCATGTCTAATCTAGCTAGAGAAAACGATGAGATTAAGCCCTTGAAAATTGATCTTTCCCCGTCTCCAATAAGAAGAACGAATTCATTATTCACTTCCAGCCCCATGAAAACATATAATCGGGATGGAAATATACCAGAGATGCAGCCGTTACAGGAAAACATATCTCCCGCCTGTCCCACTCCACCCTATCGTTCAAGGGAAACTGAAAAAGAGGATGAAACACTTTCACCAATCTCAGTGGACTTTTCAAGTTATTTATCTTAA
- the GAB1 gene encoding GPI-anchor transamidase subunit GAB1 (Subunit of the glycosylphosphatidylinositol transamidase complex; involved in attachment of glycosylphosphatidylinositol (GPI) anchors to proteins; may have a role in recognition of the attachment signal or the lipid portion of GPI; ortholog of human PIGU; partially complements a class U CHO cell line with a mutation in the PIGU ortholog) — protein MDSTALKVALGCIAIRLAVNSLFPSLQQQLDQSVEFSTPVTSFRSLQEGIYLLRNNIQVYNHGVVHHPPILIFFLSLFNSDRLISLIYALIDGLIAYQLTEVTKAFKNLKLKVWLPGLLYAVNPLTLLSCISRSSIIFTNFAISSSLYCILAEGNVLLSSVMISISGYLSVYPILLLIPLLGMLKSWRQRILSAIVSILSLLILLLFSYSILGSQSWSFLTQVYGSIITFEKVFPNLGLWWYFFIEMFDTFIPFFKAVFNIFIAVFITPFTLRYHKQPFYAFILCIGWIVLTKPYPSLGDAGFFFSFLPFFTPLFGYLRYPIISALLFLHAIVLAPIFYHLWVVLGSGNSNFFYAISLVYALAIASILVDLNWAMLRIEYDNGIPNFKLKVTQI, from the coding sequence ATGGATTCCACAGCACTTAAGGTAGCTCTAGGCTGTATTGCAATTCGTTTGGCTGTGAACAGCCTTTTTCCCTCTCTACAACAACAACTGGACCAGTCTGTAGAATTCTCAACTCCCGTAACTTCATTTAGGTCACTACAGGAAGGTATATACCTACTGCGGAACAACATCCAAGTATATAATCATGGGGTTGTTCACCATCCTccaattttgattttttttctttccctCTTTAATTCCGACAGGTTAATTTCCCTCATATACGCTTTAATTGATGGATTAATTGCGTATCAGCTGACAGAGGTAACAAAGgctttcaaaaacttgaaaCTGAAAGTTTGGCTACCTGGACTTCTTTATGCCGTGAATCCTTTGACCCTTTTATCGTGCATTAGTCGGTCATCAATCATATTCACAAATTTTGCTATTTCATCGTCATTGTATTGCATATTAGCTGAAGGAAACGTTCTTTTGTCCTCTGTTATGATTTCTATATCTGGATATTTGTCAGTATACCCTATTCTCCTCTTAATTCCGCTATTAGGTATGCTGAAAAGTTGGAGGCAAAGAATATTATCTGCCATTGTTTCCATACTATCTTTATTAATTCTGCTATTATTCAGCTACAGTATATTAGGCAGCCAAAGTTGGTCATTTTTGACACAGGTTTATGGATCTATTATAACCTTTGAGAAGgtttttccaaatctgGGTTTGTGGTGGTACTTCTTCATTGAAATGTTTGACACCTTCATACCGTTCTTCAAGGCTGTAttcaacatttttattgCAGTATTCATTACACCATTTACTTTGCGCTATCATAAGCAGCCATTCTACGCATTCATTTTATGCATTGGGTGGATTGTCCTTACAAAGCCATATCCCTCACTAGGTGACGCtggttttttcttcagctTCCTACCTTTCTTCACGCCACTATTTGGATATTTAAGATACCCCATCATATCAGCATTACTGTTTTTACACGCAATTGTTTTGGCGCCAATTTTCTATCATCTTTGGGTTGTTTTAGGTTCAGGGAatagtaattttttctatgCTATTTCCCTAGTTTATGCTCTGGCTATAGCATCTATATTAGTTGACTTGAACTGGGCGATGCTGAGAATTGAATACGATAACGGTATcccaaatttcaaattgaagGTAACACAAATTTAA
- a CDS encoding uncharacterized protein (hypothetical protein; intron is predicted but not detected experimentally; YLR464W overlaps the verified gene YRF1-4/YLR466W and two dubious ORFs YLR463C and YLR465C), with product MQASLPGEKKVDTERLKRDLCPRKPIEIKYFSQICNDMMNKKDRLGDILHIILRACALNFGAGPRGGAGDEEDRSITNEEPIIPSVDEHGLKVCKLRSPNTPRRLRKTLDAVKALLVSSCACTARDLDIFDDNNGVAMWKWIKILYHEVAQETTLKDSYRITLVPSSDGISDTLTVIQSFSYSLLPVLSATYTSMIQQDASNCTLITTRTVHRSLD from the exons ATGCAAGCAAGTTTACCtggcgaaaagaaagtcgACACAGAGCGGCTGAAGCGTGATCTATGCCCACGTAAACCCATTGAGATAAAGTACTTTTCACAGATATGTAACGAtatgatgaacaaaaaggacCGATTGGGtgatattttgcatattaTCTTGCGAGCATGTGCACTCAATTTCGGGGCGGGTCCCCGTGGTGGCGCTGGTGACGAAGAGGATCGATCTATTACGAATGAAGAACCCATTATTCCCTCTGTGGACGAGCATGGCCTGAAAGTATGTAAGTTGCGCAGTCCTAACACTCCACGAAGACTCAGAAAAACACTAGATGCCGTGAAAGCTTTATTGGTGTCGTCTTGTGCTTGTACCGCAAGGGATTTAGATATATTTGATGACAACAACGGCGTTGCAATGTGGAAATGGATCAAAATTCTGTACCACGAAGTAGCGCAGGAAACCACGCTGAAGGACTCTTATAGAATAACTTTGGTACCTTCTTCTGATGGTATATCA GATACCCTTACCGTTATCCAGAGCTTCAGCTACTCGCTTTTGCCGGTCCTCAGCGCAACGTATACGTCGATGATACAACAAGACGCATCCAACTGTACACTGATTACAACAAGAACGGTTCATCGGAGCCTCGACTAA
- the PAU4 gene encoding seripauperin PAU4 (Member of the seripauperin multigene family; encoded mainly in subtelomeric regions; SWAT-GFP fusion protein localizes to the endoplasmic reticulum and vacuole, while mCherry fusion localizes to just the vacuole; active during alcoholic fermentation; regulated by anaerobiosis; negatively regulated by oxygen; repressed by heme) yields MVKLTSIAAGVAAIAATASATTTIAQSDERVNLVELGVYVSDIRAHLAQYYMFQAAHPTETYPVEVAEAVFNYGDFTTMLTGIAPDQVTRMITGVPWYSSRLKPAISKALSKDGIYTIAN; encoded by the coding sequence atGGTCAAATTAACTTCAATCGCCGCTGGTGTCGCTGCCATCGCTGCTACTGCTTCCGCAACCACCACTATAGCTCAATCTGACGAAAGAGTCAACTTGGTTGAATTGGGTGTCTACGTCTCTGATATCAGAGCTCACTTGGCCCAATACTACATGTTCCAAGCCGCCCACCCAACTGAAACCTACCCAGTTGAAGTTGCTGAAGCCGTTTTCAACTACGGTGACTTCACCACCATGTTGACTGGTATTGCCCCAGACCAAGTGACCAGAATGATCACCGGTGTTCCATGGTACTCCAGCAGATTAAAGCCAGCTATCTCCAAGGCTCTATCCAAAGATGGTATCTACACTATCGCAAACTAG